The window CTCCTGGGCACGTAAGAAGGTGAAATGTTAAATAGCTAAGATGTGTCAGGTTGCAAATTTTGATCTTGCAAGTTATTGGCATAAATGTGGATATTTGTTGGTTTTATTTTTTGGGCCGGAAAACACTGATGTTCGTAAGGAACCAGAGGCCTATGTACACTAACACCAAATTAAAAAGTTGTGGATGACACAAGTCCTTTATTTTTGTGCTTATCAATGTCTGAAGGTGCTCCTTTCTCATTGATAGAACTCATAGAAGCCCTCATTTGGTTCATACTTCAGTATCCGAATTTAGTACCAATATGTAGCACAAAAGAACAAGTTCATCTTGCTAGATCATACATCATAGTATCACACCATGAGGCATCTTTTGAAACAAGGTCATCTTTTTACAGTTAATACTAGTTAATTTCTCACTAGGAAGTTAGAACATACACATACGTTGTGTTGTCATATGTATCTAGCTAGAGATGTGACAAATACATGGGTAAAAGAAATTAAAAAAATAGATATCAAAAAGAAAAAGAAACAGAGTCTCTGAATGTGCTTTACTGTCTATAATATATAGTGCTTGAATGTAACAATTCATATGAACTCCGTCTGCACAGATTTATAGTCAAGTTTGGTGCATCACTGCCACCAAAATCAGTATGGCTTGCTTGACAATGTTGTACACTGGCCATAGGTAAGAGGAGGCCTTCCTTTCAGTTCTTGCAACAGGAAATGCAATAATCCCACTAACTTTGCTTACCAAGCCGGTTCTCTAAGCACTTGGAAGGAGGTGATCAACCAAATCTGCTGAGCTATGGGTGCTGAATAGTTACCCTATTGAGAAGGTTTTCTCAATTGAACATGGCCTTTGCTACCTGTCTCATGCGTCGGAAGAGCTACTACTTCAGGGAAGCATTTGAGTTCTATCTGCTCCAAATGCTGGCTGTGAATCCCTGATGGTTCCGTTTTGCTTCCAAAAGGACATGTAAACTTAATTGACGTGATCAGCAGGAAGGCATCCAAATGATCCAGAATCACGCCTGTGACAAAGAAAGTAGATTGGTAAGACGATAGAGCGCAGGGGAGTGACAAAGAAACTCACAAAAGGTGTCACATATCTAACCCTTTCAATTTGAAACTCCAAGCATGCAATTCCTAGTCGACATTGTCACGTTAATCCTCTTTAACTTCACTTGATGGTTTCGGGCAACCACGTAAGTACCTGTCTCACAAAACTAATAAAAAAGAAGTCTGGTTAATGCTGGAGAACCAGAGAAACATTGTTAATAGATCGAAAAAAAGAAGAAAAAGAAACTTGGTTAATCTCCTCATATATTCTCCACAAGCAAAAGCTGTGGCTTCAAATCTAGAGGTGACTACGTTCTATGACTTGCAGAACAACAATCACTCTAAATCGCATTTGGGTGTACTTTGCAAGTTTGTATCACCTATCGAAAATGAACTTCAAAATACTTAAGTTCAAATTTCTTTCCATCTGATGTTGGATTTTTTCTCTTCATTATCGATTAGGAATGAGCAGAGATGAAAACAATATATCAATCTAAATGAAACGAAATAGCTACATGGCAAATGCAAGATTGTAAGATAAAAGAAGAGGCATATATACTACTTATACAACTTAAATATAATGGTGGCCGAGTGACCTACCCCGTTCTAGGCCGGGAGAAACTTAGGTATGACTCTTCTTTAAGAGATATGTTTTTCAAAAGCTAGGGTTTGAACAAAAGACCTTCTATTACTAGGAGAACCCTGCAACTTCTGCCTTACTTGCATCCTAGCATGCTTTCACGAAACAAACTGCATGTATTCTGTAACATATAGTAAAATGAAGAATAAGAGATGAAATAGAAGTATTACTTGAGAGGTGTGGAATATGACAAATCTTAGGCCACTCTACGCCGGTCTCCTCGTTGCATCTTGCCGTTAGAAGGGGACATCCCATGATGAAGAGCCAGTTTAATTTGGTAAGGCCTCGCATGGCTTTGATGGAAGGTAGACACAACAAATTTCTGCAACTTTGAATCATTAGGGTTTCAAGTGATGTAAGGTTTCCCAACCATTCTGGAATAGCCTCCACTCCCTCAAAGAACATTATACGCAATTGTCTCAAAGAACTGAAATGTTGAATCTGTCTTTCAGGTAGAGACGTGAGCTTTGGCCAGCCCCTCAATGTTAAGGACTCAAGATTTGGTAGACCTTGAATGATAGGGAATGTGTCCAAATTAGGAAAACCACCAATGGTCAAATTCTTCAAACATGGGAGGACAACCTCACTGGGAAGACTTGTTAACTGAGAACAGTCAGAAATCCACAACCGATGGAGGGATGTGAGATTGTTTAAACATGGAAGAGTCTCTAGATTAGGGCAACGTCTTACTTTCAACTCTTCAAGAGAGACAAGAATTTGAAGAGAGGCCCAAGACTCTAGCCCTATTTCTGGACTCTGACACTTCTCTATTGTCAATCTCCGGAGGGATGTGAAGCCTCCTAACGTTGGAAGAGAGTCCAGATTACTTACACACAACTCTTGGAGGGATGAACTGAGACTGTTGATTGAAATGGACCGTAGCTTAGGGCACATTGTTATTGACAAACTCCGGATAGAGGTACAGTCTTCTAGTGCACTCGGCAAGCTTGATAACTCAGGACAACCTTCTATCTCCAATTTCTGAAGGGATGGGAGGCCCCCTTCAAGTGGAATGGAGATCATTCTAGAGCATTCCTTTATTTCCAATTTTTCAAGGGATGTGAGACCACCGTGTGTGATATCTGGGATGCACTCTAGGCTCTCGCAACGATACAAACTTAACTGCTTGAGAGAGGGTGTGAGTAGCCCATCAGGTAAAAACCTCAGATTTGGACAGCTGGAAATCTTCAGTGACTGAAGAGAAGTGCAGCAGTACTCGGATCCTTGTGATTGGGGAGAAATACAAGTTAGCTCCGAACAACTACTTATCTCCAAATGTGCAAGGTTCTTGTTGTTTTCTAGCATCCCCTCGGGCAGACAAGCAAGTCCGTCTACCCCGTCTATTTTGAGAGAAGTGAGAGTGGTAAGTTTACTACTGAGGATACTTGCTACAGGCATGCCTCCTCTATGGATGCCACATATCACCAACTTCTTGAGAGATGGAAAATGACTCGGAGCATTTGCCAATCCGTAACAATACATCAAGGACAGCTCCTCAAGGCAAGGAAACACTATGACTCTCTCTGTTGGCGCTTCCACCCAATCAGTTAGGTATCTGGCGCTCTCAAAATGTAATGTTTTCAATGCAGGAAATAGAGCCTTTGTCTCCTCCATTGTCATAGCGACACGGTCGTATCCATAAAACTCAGCTCCCAGACGTTTAAGTCCATGCATCGTATCAATCCTAATATGTCTAAGATTAGGAAGATGGCCGAGAATTGGTACTTCTTCGCATTTGTTGCAACTGGCCAACTTAATTTCTTTCAAATTGTTTAGCAGGAAAGACCTACTCATCATCCATGACGGAAATCTCAATCCCATGAATTTGTGAATCTCTAAGAATTCCAAATTAGAATGTGGCTGAAGACCCTCCAGTACAGATTCATCACTGTATCTTTCCCAGCCTTCTCCTCGTGACCACTGAAACTTTAACGTTCTTATATTTGACTTGGCCACCAAGTTTTCTTTCTTTGCTTCTTTTTCATGTCTCACAAGTTCCAGCTTGTAGATAGATAGTTCACCTGTCAATTGGTTTAGGCCAGCCAGCTCTCCTATACCACAGCCTATCTCCTTACTCACCCTAAAATGAGATAATGATCGAAGATTACTCAATTTCCCAATCCCTACCGGAAATTGCAAACTTCGACCAAAATAAAGATGTCGTAAGTTGATCAAGTTTTGCAGTTCATGTGGAAGCTTTTCAAGAGAGACGAGAGGATACATTCTTAACGTTTGTAGGTAATAAAGCTTTCCAATTGATTGGGGCAGTACTTTAACTTTTGTTCTGGAAACATCCAGATATCTCAAATGTGTCAATTCTCCAAGTGAATCTGGCAACTCCACAATATCTGCCTCGAATAACTTTAGGACACGCAGAGATTTAAATCCCGGTAAGATGCGATCAATAGTTTCATTATTCAAGAACAGTTTCCAACTTCTCTTCAGAAAGAGAATTCTCTGTAAACTAGACATATGATTCTGCTCCACATGTTGGATCTTGTTGGAATATCGTGTCAAGCACATTGATTTCGATACATTTTCTGCAAGATCGTGCACAAGATCATGCATCTTGCAGTGAGTAATACTACCATACTTATCCTTTGTAACATCTTGAAAAAGAGAATTTCCCAGTAGGGTATTAAAATATGCATTGCCTATGTCCTCCATCGCTTCTCGACTTTCATTGAGAGATGGATACTCAAGCAACCCCATAGCCATCCAAAGTTGGATCAAGTCATCCTTTTCCATATTGAAATCTTTCATGAACATTGAGCAATAAGCAAAACACTTCTTTAAAGATGGTGGTTTCAACGCAGAAAAACTGAAGTTCAGTACTGCAAAGATTCTTTTACTTTCTTCTTTTAGATCCCATATGGTACTCCTTTCAATTTCCAACCATTCATTGGTGCTTTTAGAACGCATTAGACTTCCCAAAACCTATTTATATGTTAATCTGAATTAGAATACTGCTATATATAACTATTGATCAAGTGCTAATAATAATAACTAAATAGTCTGCATGAATGTAATGACTAATGATACATTATATCGAACTTAAGTAGCTTAACTCATCTCTAATCCTATATAAAATATACCTGAATTTTATTTTTGCTCACGATCAATAGCTGAAGTTATATTGACATGCCAACTTTGATATATATGCAAAGGTAAGACTTCAAATTGATGACGTAACGTACCTTGGCTACTAGTGGCACTCCTCCACACTTCTTGGCAATCTCCTTTCCGGTTCTCTCTTGATGTTCAGGCAGAGTACTTCCAACTGGAACGGCTTTGTTCTTCAAGATCAGCCAGCATTCATCATGTGAGAGTTTCCCAATATCACACCTAGGAAGCGTCTCCATGATTTGTGCAACTTTGCTATTGCGGGTGGTGACAATGATGCTGCTCCCTTCTGTACCTCTAGCACTTTCCAAACACGTCTTCAAATCATCCCATTTCTGAAGATTTTCATTCCAAACATCATCCAGTATGAGAAGGTATCTTTTCCCTTCCAGTTCATCTTGGAGGTGTTTGAGTATTGCAGCCTTGCCTTTCACTGCAGCCTTCTCCGCACTGAGATATTCCAAGATCCCTCTTAAAATCTTCTCGACATCAAAAGTGGTGGATACACATATCCATATTTTTTGTTGAAAGTGTCTACCAATCTCATCAGCATTGTATATTGATTTCGCCACAGTCGTCTTTCCCAGGCCTCCCATACCCATAATAGCCAAAACTGGAAGATGATTACCTTGATTAATTTTACTTGAGTTGATCAAGGCCTCCCATATATCTGACACAACCTCATCCCTTCCAATGATATTCTTTTCATCTTCATCAAAGCAGAACACAGTTTGCCTATCAACTCCTGCATCATCAGACATTTCATTCCCAGCAAGTACCAAGTGAAAACTAGCTGCCTGATTCTCTAGCTTCACAAGAGATTTGTTAATTCTCTTAATTTTACGACCCATTTTGTGGCGAAATGCAACGGGATCGAAGATTGACAACATCTTTTTCTTCTTCTTCATCATGTGATCTTGCAGTTCTACTTTGCGCCGGAGTTCTTCATATCCAAAGTCATCCAGCAGGTCATCCGCATCACCAGCTATCTCTTCAATCTCCTTCACCCAGATCTTCACGTCCTCGCCCTGATCTTGTGTCAGATGCTCGGCAGCTCGTAACATAGCTTGAAGCTTGACCGATGATGTGTGCATATTTGCAAGTTCACTCTCGAATCCCCACAGAAGACTGAATTCTTCACCGGCAAGTACAGCCACCTTCTTCAGAAGTTCCCGGGCTGCAAAAGTGAGCAGAGATTCTGCCATTTTACAAACTTACAGTACTCAACTCAAGACAAAGAGGAGAACACTTGGTTATATGTAAAGAAGCTAGAAGAGGAGGGTTTTGAACAGAAAGTAGTAAATATTTCTGATACACAAACTAGAAGTAGTTTGAAGATGCAGTGTGTTTTAAAGAAACCATTAGCTGATGGCTGGATGGAACAACCCACATTAGATCCATGCATTACGCTTAAAACGTAAAAGTCGTATGTGTGACACCAATGCATTAGGTGGAAGGCAAATATAGTGCATATTCTACTCTTACAGAAGAGTTTACTAATAATCTTTTTCCTGGGAAAAATTGCGGAACACGTCGCGGTGATTGAGCCCTTATTATTTGGACAATGTCATCCCTAAATTATATATAAACGTGTACCGAGATGCCTTGCAAGCTGTAAACTCTGGAATTAGTGAATTATATAACACCTGTACTCTGAACTATGTATTTTCGAGGCCTTTACATCAATTCAACAGCTAATATATTGTTACTCTGTAATCAAATTGCTCGTTGATTTTTCATTGTTCAAACTTCAAACCCAGGGGCCTAGTGCCCTAGTCCAAACCGAAACTAGAAACAAAACGAGTTCAGTTTCAGTTCACCGAGAACAATGGAGTGAATCTACAAAGATAACAACACCCTCAAGTCCTAAAAACGATGTCATATTGAGATAAAAGATTTAGTTTTCTAGTAGATGCATGCTTCAGAAGAGGCAAAGTTTCTAGTTCTCTTAACAAACATGGAAAGACGTATAGGCAAGGACGAGACATTCCTGTCCTTAGGATCTGTATAGAATGAAATCAATGAATCAGTTCACCTTGCTGACAAGCTAGAACTGGATATGTGCTCCAAAATGCTGTTGCATCGTGCTTCTAAAAGACTCATGAACTTGATTTGAGCATAACAGATATCCGAATAATACTCCAGAAACAAGCGTGACCAAGGAGAGCAGAAGCTGTCAAAAGATAGAGGGAAGGGTCGAGGGTTAAGAACTTAAAAGATATATATATATATATATATATATATATATATATATATATAAGTTTCCTTCCAGAGCGGGACACCGCTTTGAAATTAAAGTGTGGTGCTCCTCATTTCGCTCACTTTTATGTCATATTTTCACATCTCCACCGTTCAGTGTCTAGAATATAATGTGTAGATCATTCATGCAAAATTTCTTTCA of the Fragaria vesca subsp. vesca linkage group LG6, FraVesHawaii_1.0, whole genome shotgun sequence genome contains:
- the LOC101304699 gene encoding putative disease resistance protein RGA3-like translates to METLPRYDLTKLSDDECWLILKSKVVSPRSTLQEDQERTGKEIAKKYEGVPRTSGKESLLTFAARELLKKVAVLAGEEFSLLWGFESELANMHTSSVKLQAMLRAAEHLTQDQGEDVKIWVKEIEEIAGDADDLLDDFGYEELRRKVELQDHMMKKKKKMLSIFDPVAFRHKMGRKIKRINKSLVKLENQAASFHLVLAGNEMSDDAGVDRQTVFCFDEDEKNIIGRDEVVSDIWEALINSSKINQGNHLPVLAIMGMGGLGKTTVAKSIYNADEIGRHFQQKIWICVSTTFDVEKILRGILEYLSAEKAAVKGKAAILKHLQDELEGKRYLLILDDVWNENLQKWDDLKTCLESARGTEGSSIIVTTRNSKVAQIMETLPRCDIGKLSHDECWLILKNKAVPVGSTLPEHQERTGKEIAKKCGGVPLVAKVLGSLMRSKSTNEWLEIERSTIWDLKEESKRIFAVLNFSFSALKPPSLKKCFAYCSMFMKDFNMEKDDLIQLWMAMGLLEYPSLNESREAMEDIGNAYFNTLLGNSLFQDVTKDKYGSITHCKMHDLVHDLAENVSKSMCLTRYSNKIQHVEQNHMSSLQRILFLKRSWKLFLNNETIDRILPGFKSLRVLKLFEADIVELPDSLGELTHLRYLDVSRTKVKVLPQSIGKLYYLQTLRMYPLVSLEKLPHELQNLINLRHLYFGRSLQFPVGIGKLSNLRSLSHFRVSKEIGCGIGELAGLNQLTGELSIYKLELVRHEKEAKKENLVAKSNIRTLKFQWSRGEGWERYSDESVLEGLQPHSNLEFLEIHKFMGLRFPSWMMSRSFLLNNLKEIKLASCNKCEEVPILGHLPNLRHIRIDTMHGLKRLGAEFYGYDRVAMTMEETKALFPALKTLHFESARYLTDWVEAPTERVIVFPCLEELSLMYCYGLANAPSHFPSLKKLVICGIHRGGMPVASILSSKLTTLTSLKIDGVDGLACLPEGMLENNKNLAHLEISSCSELTCISPQSQGSEYCCTSLQSLKISSCPNLRFLPDGLLTPSLKQLSLYRCESLECIPDITHGGLTSLEKLEIKECSRMISIPLEGGLPSLQKLEIEGCPELSSLPSALEDCTSIRSLSITMCPKLRSISINSLSSSLQELCVSNLDSLPTLGGFTSLRRLTIEKCQSPEIGLESWASLQILVSLEELKVRRCPNLETLPCLNNLTSLHRLWISDCSQLTSLPSEVVLPCLKNLTIGGFPNLDTFPIIQGLPNLESLTLRGWPKLTSLPERQIQHFSSLRQLRIMFFEGVEAIPEWRDSGSFGCLPADHVN